From the genome of Sporomusa sphaeroides DSM 2875:
AGTTGTCATCTCTCAGGCAGCGAATGCTGCACAGAAAAGCCGGAACCTACCTGGAGGGATTGCTGGAGCGGGATTTCCGAGGCCAGGATTTATATTCGGAAATTTTGTATCATTATTCCCAGATTGAGGAGAAAGTCAAAGTACTGGAATACACTGTTAAAATAGCCGAGCGGTATTCTTGCCCGCAGTATGAACTATTCCCTGACCTTAGTGAAATTCTTCGGGGTGGTAACGCCTGTGTTTTTGATGATGGTGCACAAATACTGCGGCAGCTGGACAATATCCGGGAGCTCTTAGTCGCACTGGAGCACAGCACGGTGGATAAAAGGGGCATAAGCAGGTTTCGTGTCGCGTATTTAGAAATGTTAGGGCGGTATTATATTTGGCAGGGTAATCATCGGGAGGGTCTCAAAGCCATTCATCAAATGCTGCGTTTGTCAGCCAAGTGGAATTTTGACGATTACCTGATTAAAGGGTATCAGCAGGTCGTATATTGTGGGATTCAAATTCGCCATCCAAGATTAATCGAATGGTTTGCCGGGAAACTGCTTAAGAAAGCCGATGAGGAAAATTTAGCGGAAAAGACAGCTATTGTATCCAGATTTTTGGGAATAGCTCATGCTTTACGGCGAGAGCAGGAACTGGCAGAACAGTGTTACCGGCAGTCATTATCCGTGTTTAAGCGGCTGGGAGAAGAAAATTCTAATTATAGTTTGCATATGGCAGCCGCCTATAATTATATCGGTGAGCTCAGGCGGACGGATGGCAACCTGGCAGAAGCCTTATATTATTATGAACAGGCTATACGCATAACCGGCAAACATACCGTTAGTGCCGGGTTTTCCATCTTTCTCATCAACGCCGGGTTTGCTGCCTATGAGTTGGGCGAATACGGTAAGTCTTATCAATACCTTGAGGACGCCTTAGGTCTAGGCCAGCGGTTTGGGGACCAGCGTGGCTATTGGTGTCTCAGGTGCTATTCAACACTGCACTCTTTACTGGCATTACTGGCTATCAGGGATAAGCGGCCGGAGGCAGGACGGCAGCATTTAAAAACAGCCGATTCAATTTTACAAAGGCATTATGATGCCTACCAAGCCGGAGTAATCTTGCGGACAAAACTCCAGCTTGCTATCTGGATGCAGCAAGACGGTAAGCTTAGGCAAGCCTTCAGGGATTATTTGCCGTTGCCGGTTGAAGAATATTACCGGCGGGGGAAGGAAATTTTTCTGCATTTGGATAGTGTGCTCGATCAGCGGTTACTGGATGAAGTCTATGCGGGTTATAAGGGGAGTTAGTGCTTGTTTTGGAGCATCGCCTGATTATAAAAACTCCTGTTAATTTTATTAATTTAACAGGAGTTTTAGCTTTTTATAGTAAATGTATAATTTATAAATTTTATCAATCTGCTTAAGTTTGAATTTTTAAGTTGCTAGATAACTGAAAATTCTATCGTTTAATATTGACAGTATTTAATATAGATAAGTATACTAATGGTATACAAGTTGGTAGGAGGATCATGTGTTTAAATTAAGTCAGGAAATAAATAATCCACAGAAAAAAACATTAACAAAAGTGGCCTATCAAAAAATTCTAGATATGATTATTGATGATGAAATACCTTCTGGTGGCATTTTAAGTGAAAATGTATTGGCAGATTTATTAGGGATGAGCAGAACACCTATTAGAGAAGCCTTAAGGATGTTGCAAAAAGATGATTTAATTGAAGTAATTCAGGGGAGTGGAACGTTTGTTAAAAGCGTTACGGAAAAAGAACTTTCCGACCTTTTTTCAGTTAGAATTAGCCTTGAATGCTTAGCCGTAGAAAAAGCCATTCATTATATTGATGATCAGCAAATTAATAAAATGATAGCCGAGTGGGAAGCACTGAAACATAATACTAATATAAATTGGAAGCAGGTTGTATCATCAGATAATGAACTGCATCGTATGATTATATATAAGAGTCATAACAATATCTTAAAACATATATATAATTTATTAAACAGTAAAATTCTTAGATATCAGCGGCTAGCGGCTAAATCATTGGGGAATTCGGAAGTAACTATACTTCAGCATCTCGAATTATTAAGGCTATTAAAAGCAAAAGATAGTAATTTGATTTGTGCTAGTTTGGAAAATCACTTAATACAGTCGAAAGAATACATTATGAAGAATATGTAAGAAAAAAATTTTAAAGCAACTTGTATACAAGTTGAATACATATAGTTTTATCTGATAAAAGGTATAGTTGAGCTTTTTTGACAGAATATTTAGTAGTTTCATTCTAATTTCACAGGAGATGATTTTTATGTGTATGTTACGGGTCGTAATGTTTGGAACACCTGCTATTTACTGGAATGATAATAAAGTATTTTTCCCATTTGCGAAAATGGAGGCGGTACTATATTATTTGTTAGTTGAGGGCGAATGTACACGTGATAAGTTAGCAATGTTGCTTTGGGGAGAAAAGGCGGATCAGGATGCGAAAAAGAACTTAAGGAATACAATTTATTCAATCAAAAAAATGATATCACCTGAATTGTTTATTACACCAACTCGAAAAATGATTTCTCTCAATAGTAAGTTGATTTATGCAACAGATATTGAATTATTGAATAAATCGGATGTACAGGATTTTTTGCAAAAGCAATCCGGGGATTTCCTAGAAAATTTTTACTGCAGAGATGCGGAGTTATTTGACGATTGGGTTATGGCAAAGCGTCTGGAATTTAAAGAAATAATGATAACGCGTCTCACTAGTGGCATACTGAATTTTATACATAATAAACAATACACAGATGCGAAAAAGCACATTAAGCAATTAATAAAAATAGATGAGTATAACGAGAGTGCCTATCGTTTATTGATGAAGATTTACGAACGTGAAGAAGCTTTTTATAAGGTCACTGAAACTTATCATAAATTAGAAAAAAAATGGGCTGATGAACTGAATTTATGTCCTAGCAATAAAACTAAGGAAATATATGCAAGAGTGGCTCAACAGCATAAACAGAGATTAGATGCACTTGAACAAATTACCAAATTTGCAAGAGATTTGACGATAATTTGGCGTTGATTTTGCGATAACTGTAATATTATGTTTGTGGTAACGATAGTATTTTTCAATCTGGGAAAAGGGGCAAGGTAAAACAGTAAAGCAACCCTAAAAAATCTAAAATTAAGGAGTGAAAATTAGTATGAATGTGTATTCGGTCAGCATGATAGTTTACTTTATTATCGCTTTCGCCATTGCGATTATCTATAGTCGCAAAAGAACGACATCTAATGAAGATTTCTTTTTAGGGGGACGGCAGTTTGGAATAGTTTTCGTATTTTTTACAATGATGGCAACGTTTTTGGGGGCCGGTACAACTGTGGGAACAACAGCGTGGATATGGAAACGCGGGTTGTCGCAGGTGTGGATGACTGCGGGATACGCAGTGGTGTTTTTGTTTATCGGGCTGTTCTTGGCCGCGCGTGTCCGGCGGTTTGGCACTTATTGTAACGCCTATACCTTTGCCGATTTTTTGGAGATGCGCTATAACAAATCGGCTCGTTACATAGGTGCTACTTTGATGTGGTTTGCGTTTATGTCAATTGCTGCGTTTCAGTATATGGGTATAGGCAGAATTATTAATACCGTTACAGGCATTGACTACAATATCGCAGTATTGATTGCCGCCCTGATTACTATCTTGTATACTTCGTATGGCGGTATGTGGGCAATTGCCATAACCGGGGTAGTTAAAGGTGCATTGGTCTTTATCGGTATTCTTATTATGGCTCCTGTTCTTTATATGAAGGCTGGAGGAATGGAAGGGATAGCAAGCGCTGTGCCTGTGCAGCATTTTAGTTTAGTTGGCTACATTTCGCCAGGGCAGGCTTTGACGTGGTTCCTGGTGTTCTTTTTAGGGATCATACCGATGCAGGACTGGTGGCAGCGGGTTTTAGCCGCCAAAGGTGAACGTGAAGCTCGCATGGGTTTAATGTATCTGGTAGCAGGCTTTGTGTTTATTGAAACGCTTATTTATATGATTGGATTTGCTGGCAAGGTTTTAGAACCCAATATTGCGAATCCGGAAAGCTTATTTCCAACTCTGGTAATCCACCATTTCAGTCCCTATATTGGCGGATTGCTGCTAGCGGCGCTAGTCGCTATTATTACCAGCACAGCCTCGGCTTGTTTGCTGGTTGCTTCAACCCATTTTACCCGTGATTTGTATAACGGGATCATCAAGCCAAATGCTACCGATGCCGAATTGTTGAAATTTTCAAAAATATCAACACTGGGCTTAGGCGTGTTAGTGTTAGTGTTTGTATTTGCCGCACCAGGCATGTTTGAGCTATTTGTAATCAGTGCGGATATTCTGGGGGCATCTCTGACGGTGCCGATATTGGCCGGTTTCTTTGTGCCCAGGGTTGGTGAAAAGGCTGGATTTTACGCTATGCTTGCCGGCATGATCGGCTGGGCTGTCAGTTATATGGGATGGCATCCTATGGGCTTTGGTCCGGCGGCAGTGGGGGGACTTTTCTCTCTCATTGCTGTCATCATTGGTATGATGGTATTGCCGCCTGCCGATCGAGCTGTTTTAGAAAAAATGGGATTGATGAAACCGGACGAAACTGTCAATGTAATTAAAGGATAAGAACTTGGTTTGGGGGATGAATGAGATGGAATTGACACAAATGGAACAAGAGATGCTGGCAGGAAAACATGGTGAGGGCGTT
Proteins encoded in this window:
- a CDS encoding AfsR/SARP family transcriptional regulator, translating into MCMLRVVMFGTPAIYWNDNKVFFPFAKMEAVLYYLLVEGECTRDKLAMLLWGEKADQDAKKNLRNTIYSIKKMISPELFITPTRKMISLNSKLIYATDIELLNKSDVQDFLQKQSGDFLENFYCRDAELFDDWVMAKRLEFKEIMITRLTSGILNFIHNKQYTDAKKHIKQLIKIDEYNESAYRLLMKIYEREEAFYKVTETYHKLEKKWADELNLCPSNKTKEIYARVAQQHKQRLDALEQITKFARDLTIIWR
- a CDS encoding sodium:solute symporter family protein — its product is MNVYSVSMIVYFIIAFAIAIIYSRKRTTSNEDFFLGGRQFGIVFVFFTMMATFLGAGTTVGTTAWIWKRGLSQVWMTAGYAVVFLFIGLFLAARVRRFGTYCNAYTFADFLEMRYNKSARYIGATLMWFAFMSIAAFQYMGIGRIINTVTGIDYNIAVLIAALITILYTSYGGMWAIAITGVVKGALVFIGILIMAPVLYMKAGGMEGIASAVPVQHFSLVGYISPGQALTWFLVFFLGIIPMQDWWQRVLAAKGEREARMGLMYLVAGFVFIETLIYMIGFAGKVLEPNIANPESLFPTLVIHHFSPYIGGLLLAALVAIITSTASACLLVASTHFTRDLYNGIIKPNATDAELLKFSKISTLGLGVLVLVFVFAAPGMFELFVISADILGASLTVPILAGFFVPRVGEKAGFYAMLAGMIGWAVSYMGWHPMGFGPAAVGGLFSLIAVIIGMMVLPPADRAVLEKMGLMKPDETVNVIKG
- a CDS encoding GntR family transcriptional regulator, translating into MFKLSQEINNPQKKTLTKVAYQKILDMIIDDEIPSGGILSENVLADLLGMSRTPIREALRMLQKDDLIEVIQGSGTFVKSVTEKELSDLFSVRISLECLAVEKAIHYIDDQQINKMIAEWEALKHNTNINWKQVVSSDNELHRMIIYKSHNNILKHIYNLLNSKILRYQRLAAKSLGNSEVTILQHLELLRLLKAKDSNLICASLENHLIQSKEYIMKNM